The following proteins are encoded in a genomic region of Notolabrus celidotus isolate fNotCel1 chromosome 19, fNotCel1.pri, whole genome shotgun sequence:
- the LOC117831113 gene encoding zinc finger protein 703-like: MKYLPPAAHQQSTRIESSESTHGAKSRPGAAVSLLTPLDPLRQAKRLPIRVLKMLTAHTGHLLHPEYLQPLTSAPVSIELDAKKSPLALLAQTCSQIGKPDPPSSSKLSSSSSQGDKESGSRSSSLKHGEHRPSLDDKCSFKPYNKGSGDCRRDGVTSSSSSNSSSSNGSSSDKVGFRVPSNNSNTNGNSTTGQQSYPPHAASPSPRAGSSTPPGHSQPHKQSQSPGGQQTSHSLTTNGDSAHEHGSPTSTSSNNNNHLKKDGDVSKRNSDSPHDANSSHARASTNCSNSSSDGGSNHEGGKADSSQPNLGPGRITPISPYKTTQPLFPLPASNMGYHGSVVGAYASYPSQFVHGLDPTKSSLGMGVPGKHPSSSPLTGASPPSFMQGLCRDPYCLSYPSVPHLGGNNCNSCIHDPSSSLKSNFPLVYPSHPLHSLHQSSSVSSSLSHPLYSYGFMLPNDPLPHACNWVSAAGPCDKRFTTSEELLAHLRTHTALPIGLDSKLLSVSSSGPASCHLHLPHQSSPGSMPGSLSLRAPPSLGLARYHPYSKVHLPPGPSSISLHSLPTTGPYYPHYALYSQRLGSASALGYQ; this comes from the exons ATGAAATATCTCCCCCCTGCTGCGCATCAACAAAGTACACGGATCGAGTCCAGTGAGTCCACCCACGGTGCAAAGTCTCGTCCCGGTGCAGCGGTCTCCTTGCTGACCCCCCTGGACCCTCTCCGGCAGGCGAAGCGGCTTCCTATCCGAGTGCTCAAGATGTTGACTGCGCACACTGGACACTTGCTGCACCCGGAATATTTACAGCCTTTGACATCCGCACCAGTCAGCATCGAG CTGGATGCCAAGAAGAGTCCACTGGCCCTCCTGGCTCAGACCTGCTCTCAGATCGGTAAACCAGACCCTCCGTCCTCCTCCAAGCTGAGCTCCTCCAGCAGCCAGGGGGACAAGGAGTCCGGCAGTCGCTCATCCAGCCTGAAGCACGGCGAGCACCGCCCGTCTCTGGATGATAAATGTAGCTTCAAGCCTTACAACAAAGGCAGCGGAGACTGTCGCAGAGACGGagtcaccagcagcagcagctctaacagcagcagctctaacgGCAGCAGCAGTGATAAAGTGGGGTTTAGGGTGCCAAGCAATAATTCTAATACTAATGGGAATTCAACTACAGGCCAGCAGTCCTACCCGCCCCATGCTGCTTCACCGAGCCCCAGAGCAGGCAGCAGCACCCCACCTGGACACTCTCAGCCTCACAAACAGAGCCAGTCTCCAGGTGGACAGCAAACGTCTCACTCCCTGACTACAAATGGAGACTCTGCACATGAGCACGGCAGTCCAACCAGCACGagcagcaataataataatcacctGAAAAAAGACGGGGATGTAAGCAAGAGGAactcagacagtccacatgatGCAAACTCCAGCCACGCTCGAGCCAGCACCAactgcagcaacagcagctcTGATGGCGGCTCCAACCACGAGGGGGGGAAAGCTGATTCGTCCCAGCCTAACCTCGGCCCTGGTCGCATTACACCCATTTCTCCTTATAAGACAACCCAGCCGCTCTTCCCCCTGCCGGCCTCTAACATGGGCTACCATGGATCTGTAGTCGGGGCATACGCAAGCTACCCGTCTCAGTTTGTTCACGGGCTGGATCCGACAAAGTCGAGCCTCGGTATGGGCGTCCCTGGGAAGCACCCGAGCTCCAGCCCTCTCACAGgtgcctcccctccctccttcatgCAGGGTTTGTGTCGGGACCCCTACTGTCTTAGCTACCCGAGCGTGCCCCATCTTGGTGGAAATAACTGCAACTCCTGCATCCATGACCCGTCCTCGTCTCTAAAATCAAACTTCCCCTTGGTGTACCCTTCCCACCCGCTCCACTCCCTCCACCAAAGCTCCAGcgtctcttcctccctctcacaCCCGCTCTACTCGTACGGCTTCATGCTCCCAAACGACCCCCTTCCCCACGCCTGTAACTGGGTCTCGGCTGCAGGGCCGTGCGACAAACGTTTTACCACGTCAGAGGAGCTCCTGGCTCACCTCCGCACACACACGGCCCTGCCTATCGGACTGGACAGTAAGCtgctctctgtttcctcctctggaCCCGCCTCCTgccacctccacctcccccaCCAGAGCTCTCCGGGCTCCATGCCcggctccctctctctcagggCTCCCCCCAGCCTGGGATTAGCTCGCTATCACCCTTACAGTAAAGTCCATCTGCCCCCTGGACCCTCCTCCATTTCCCTGCACTCTCTGCCCACCACAGGCCCGTACTACCCTCATTACGCCCTCTACAGTCAAAGACTGGGATCTGCATCTGCTCTGGGCTACCAGTGA